Proteins found in one Pirellulales bacterium genomic segment:
- a CDS encoding NAD(P)-dependent oxidoreductase, which yields GTIFAAGLDVTDPEPPLADNPMLRLPNLIVAPHIASGTVSSRNAMAEIAADNLIAGATGRPLRCWINPDVAGRRR from the coding sequence GGGGACAATCTTCGCCGCCGGGCTGGACGTCACCGACCCCGAGCCCCCGCTCGCAGATAACCCCATGCTCAGGCTTCCCAACCTGATCGTCGCGCCGCACATCGCCAGCGGCACCGTCAGCAGCCGCAACGCGATGGCCGAGATCGCCGCCGACAACCTGATCGCCGGCGCCACCGGTCGGCCGCTGCGCTGCTGGATCAATCCGGACGTGGCCGGGCGAAGAAGATGA